Proteins co-encoded in one Aspergillus luchuensis IFO 4308 DNA, chromosome 6, nearly complete sequence genomic window:
- a CDS encoding uncharacterized protein (COG:S;~EggNog:ENOG410PTB4) — MGTTSVRRNLFHHHISKRAGSTGPAGSSAQGKPSNGTSGLSSQLLQSNSAEAPTSLSAGSVDNGEIVVKDKNGSYKLDVPVLPPLIGEDGEELEDIEGVGAGDGSGAAGSNLSAQEKEKMEANLVEMMYRNRNRQMSIEPAEILNRIHQSLRNKVAALEEDNWMYEAEVDSRA, encoded by the exons ATGGGAACAACCTCCGTCCGCCGCAatctcttccaccaccacattaGCAAACGCGCTGGCTCGACTGGCCCCGCAGGTTCATCTGCGCAGGGCAAGCCCAGCAACGGAACCTCTGGCCTATCATCGCAGCTGCTGCAATCAAATTCGGCTGAAGCACCTACATCTTTGAGCGCCGGATCCGTTGACAACGGGGAAATCGTGGTTAAGGACAAGAACGGTAGCTACAAGCTTGATGTCCCTGTACTACCCCCCTTgattggtgaagatggcgaggaattggaggataTAGAAGGTGTGGGTGCCGGCGATGGTTCCGGCGCAGCAGGGAGCAATTTGAGTGcgcaggagaaagaga AGATGGAGGCAAACCTTGTTGAGATGATGTATCGGAATCGAAACAGACAAATGAGTATCGAGCCTGCCG AAATACTCAACCGTATACACCAGAGCCTTCGCAATAAGGTTGCCGCCTTGGAGGAAGATAACTGGATGTACGAGGCTGAAGTCGACTCGAGGGCCTAA
- the RFC4 gene encoding replication factor C subunit 4 (COG:L;~EggNog:ENOG410PFZH;~InterPro:IPR003959,IPR027417,IPR003593,IPR013748, IPR008921;~PFAM:PF13173,PF00004,PF08542;~go_function: GO:0003677 - DNA binding [Evidence IEA];~go_function: GO:0005524 - ATP binding [Evidence IEA];~go_function: GO:0016887 - ATPase activity [Evidence IEA];~go_process: GO:0006260 - DNA replication [Evidence IEA]) encodes MVQAESSASASRNGLKAHTAGAPPDYELPWVEKYRPVFLDDIVGNTETVERLKIIAKDGNMPHVIISGMPGIGKTTSILCLARQLLGDAYKEAVLELNASDERGIDVVRNRIKGFAQKKVTLPPGRHKLVILDEADSMTSGAQQALRRTMEIYSSTTRFAFACNQSNKIIEPIQSRCAILRYARLTDAQIVKRLKQVCDAEKVEHNEEGIAALVFSAEGDMRQAINNLQSTWSGFGFVSGDNVFRVVDSPHPIKVQAMIKACWEGKIDAALETLNELWDLGYSSHDIISTMFRVTKTIPTLSEHSKLEFIREIGFTHMRILDGVQSLLQLSGCVAKLCKINMKPQLFEPPKN; translated from the exons ATGGTTCAAGCCGAATCCTCAGCCAGTGCCTCTCGCAATGGCCTCAAGGCGCATACGGCTGGCGCCCCTCCTGACTATGAATTGCCCTG GGTAGAGAAATATCGCCCAGTATTCCTCGATGACATCGTTGGAAACACAGAAACAGTCGAGCGCTTGAAGATTATCGCTAAGGATGGAAACATGCCGCACGTTATCATCTCGGGCATGCCTGGTATCGGAAAGACAACTTCGATCTTGTGTTTGGCGAGACAGCTATTGGGGGACGCATATAAGGAGGCGGTTCTGGAGCTCAATGCTAGTGATGAAAGAG GTATCGACGTGGTACGAAACCGGATTAAGGGCTTTGCCCAGAAGAAAGTCACCTTGCCGCCTGGTCGCCATAAGCTTGTTATCCTTGATGAAGCCGATAG CATGACATCAGGTGCCCAGCAAGCTTTGCGGCGTACAATGGAAATTTACTCATCGACGACACGATTTGCGTTCGCCTGTAACCAGTCAAACAAGATCATCGAGCCGATTCAGTCGCGATGCGCTATCCTACGTTATGCTCGGTTGACCGATGCGCAAATCGTCAAGCGTCTGAAGCAAGTATGCGACGCCGAGAAAGTGGAACATAACGAAGAGGGCATTGCCGCCCTGGTATTCAGTGCTGAGGGAGATATGCGTCAGGCTATCAACAACCTGCAGAGTACATGGTCGGGTTTTGGTTTCGTCAGTGGGGACAACGTTTTCAGGGTAGTCGACAGCCCGCACCCGATCAAGGTCCAGGCAATGATCAAGGCTTGCTGGGAAGGCAAGATTGATGCGGCGTTGGAGACACTCAATGAATTATG GGATTTGGGGTACTCCTCCCATGATATCATCAGCACCATGTTCCGTGTCACCAAGACAATTCCCACTCTGTCAGAACATTCCAAGCTGGAATTCATCCGGGAAATTGGTTTCACGCACATGCGCATCCTAGACGGCGTGCAGTCACTGCTCCAACTCAGCGGCTGCGTTGCGAAGCTTTGCAAGATCAACATGAAGCCGCAGCTCTTTGAGCCACCGAAGAACTGA
- a CDS encoding protein GET4 (COG:U;~EggNog:ENOG410PJSH;~InterPro:IPR011990,IPR007317;~PFAM:PF04190;~TransMembrane:1 (o187-204i);~go_function: GO:0005515 - protein binding [Evidence IEA];~go_process: GO:0045048 - protein insertion into ER membrane [Evidence IEA]), with translation MTMRRGGLGRVSACLCPVTHRRARLPMYYDAFLKYMQTDRGLPQSTERLIELLHEFPPEEPTRKRFIQEMIGWSGRFGPLERGDPELHHAAGSVYAEDHEPYDAEKHLIFGTSESAETLAKLEFEWYTHDEPHTAALYASRAVFPYLLIGNLRSANKAFLIFTSKLSSTNPSLGVQDVSSASSDVRVFPALPLLNFISMLLLTIQRGSSDLYKQLTAHYASHIRDVGIWDDALSQIGEQYFAIKIPRQSNPLLDMMGSMFFGGGQDGAGARMAPQGRGGSKRVEAPPTSMELD, from the exons ATGACGATGCGGAGGGGCGGGCTCGGAAGAGTGAGTGCTTGTCTATGCCCTGTTACACATCGCCGCGCCAGGTTGCCGATGTATTACGATGCCTTTTTGAAGTATATGCAGACTGACCGAGGGCTCCCTCAATCTACAGAGCGCTTAATCGAACTTCTGCACGAATTCCCGCCCGAAGAGCCTACCCGGAAAAGGTTTATCCAGGAGATGATCGGTTGGAGTGGCAGGTTTGGACCCTTAGAACGCGGCGACCCTGAGTTGCATCATGCCGCTGGATCGGTATACGCGGAAG ACCACGAACCCTATGACGCGGAAAAGCATCTCATCTTTGGTACTTCGGAATCAGCTGAGACTCTGGCCAAACTGGAATTCGAGTGGTACACCCATGACGAACCGCACACTGCCGCACTTTATGCCTCTCGCGCGGTATTCCCATATCTCTTGATCGGAAACCTCCGCAGCGCCAACAAAGCCTTCCTCATTTTCACGTCAAAGCTTTCCTCCACAAACCCCTCACTCGGCGTGCAAGATGTCAGCAGCGCTAGCTCTGACGTACGCGTCTTCCCCGCGCTGCCATTGTTGAATTTCATCAGCATGCTGCTCCTTACGATTCAGCGCGGTAGTTCGGATTTGTATAAGCAGTTGACGGCGCATTATGCATCTCATATCAGAGACGTCGGAATCTGGGATGACGCCCTGTCTCAGATAGGCGAGCAATATTTCGCAATCAAGATCCCAAGGCAGAGCAACCCGCTGCTGGATATGATGGGAAGCATGTTCTTTGGTGGCGGTCaggatggtgctggtgcccGGATGGCACCTCAGGGCAGAGGAGGGTCGAAGAGGGTGGAAGCGCCTCCGACGAGTATGGAGCTCGATTAG
- a CDS encoding amidase (COG:I,J,T;~EggNog:ENOG410PFMP;~InterPro:IPR023631,IPR036928;~PFAM:PF01425), with product MGSLQSWEQIVSRKRSLRNQLLKPFQVNDIDRRLPKLLSVQERTCIHEDPAIQEITDIDSVPRLFECLKSGKYTAEQTTLAFIRRAVVAHQLTNCLTEIVFEDALEQARQLDHAFTQTGQIKGPLHGIPVTVKDQFNVKGVDTTLGYVGRSFAPATEDAVLVQMLKDMGAIVLAKTNLPQSIMWAETDNPLWGLTVNPRNPEFTPGGSTGGEAVLLALHGSILGYGTDIGGSVRIPQSHMGLYSLKPSSSRLPYHGVPVSTEGQEHVPSSVGPMARDLSSLCYVSRLIANAHPWQLDPKCTPLPWNDSAHEEVQNRPMVIGLILDDGVVKVHPPIERALRDLAAKLEAHGHELVLWDASDHLEYIQLMDTFYTVDGGEDIRRDVEAAGEPYIPHVEALVNRGKAISVYEYWQLNKKKIALQKKYLDKWNATRSPSGNPIDVLLAPTTPHPAIPHRTLRWVGYTKIWNFLDYSAVTFPVDQVRAEVDELPAGYQPRNELDAWNWGLYNAEAMDGHPINVQIIGKKLEEEKVLGAATAIEKIWRS from the exons ATGGGAAGCCTTCAGTCGTGGGAGCAAATTGTTTCCCGGAAGCGTTCTCTACGGAATCAGCTCCTAAAGCCGTTTCAAGTCAATGATATCGACCGGCGTCTCCCCAAGCTGCTCTCTGTCCAGGAGCGCACGTGTATCCATGAAGATCCTGCAATCCAGGAGATCACAGACATCGACAGCGTGCCTAGGCTTTTCGAATGCCTGAAATCGGGCAAATACACAGCTGAGCAGACGACATTAGCTTTTATCAGAAG AGCTGTGGTAGCCCATCAATTG ACCAACTGCCTCACGGAAATTGTGTTCGAAGATGCCTTAGAACAAGCCCGGCAACTTGACCATGCCTTCACACAAACTGGTCAAATCAAGGGACCACTCCACGGCATTCCGGTTACAGTAAAAGATCAGTTCAATGTCAAGGGTGTTGACACCACACTTGGCTATGTGGGACGTTCTTTTGCTCCCGCTACAGAAGATGCAGTCCTAGTGCAAATGCTCAAGGATATGGGCGCTATTGTGCTGGCGAAAACCAATCTACCACAGAGTATAATG TGGGCTGAAACAGACAATCCGCTTTGGGGACTGACCGTCAACCCACGGAATCCTGAATTTACACCAGGCGGTTCTACCGGAGGGGAAGCTGTTTTATTGGCATTGCACGGCTCTATCCTGGGATACGGAACAGACATCGGTGGCAGTGTGAGGATTCCTCAGAGTCACATGGGTCTGTATAGCCTGAAGCCTAGT AGCAGTAGGCTTCCGTATCATGGCGTACCGGTGTCTACCGAGGGGCAGGAGCATGTTCCCTCTTCAGTAGGCCCCATGGCACGAGATCTATCATCTCTCTGCTATGTAAGCCGACTGATTGCTAATGCACATCCGTGGCAGTTAGACCCCAAATGTACCCCGTTACCCTGGAACGACAGCGCACACGAAGAAGTCCAAAACCGGCCTATGGTGATCGGACTCATTTTAGACGATGGAGTGGTGAAGGTTCATCCTCCCATCGAGAGAGCGCTCCGGGATCTTGCCGCAAAACTTGAAGCGCACGGCCACGAGCTAGTCCTCTGGGATGCTTCCGATcatctagaatatatccaACTCATGGACACTTTTTACACTGTGGATGGGGGTGAAGACATCCGCCGCGATGTGGAAGCTGCCGGGGAGCCTTATATCCCCCACGTGGAAGCATTGGTGAATCGTGGAAAGGCCATTTCCGTCTACGAGTACTGGCAgctcaacaagaagaagattgcGCTGCAGAAGAAATATTTGGATAAATGGAACGCAACCCGCTCTCCCTCTGGGAACCCCATTGATGTACTCTTGGCCCCGACAACGCCCCATCCTGCTATTCCCCATCGAACGCTGCGGTGGGTTGGATATACGAAAATCTGGAATTTCCTTGATTACTCCGCTGTTACATTCCCAGTGGATCAGGTGCGGGCTGAGGTGGACGAACTGCCAGCAGGATATCAACCGAGGAATGAACTGGACGCATGGAATTGGGGGCTTTACAATGCGGAGGCTATGGATGGTCATCCGATTAATGTTCAAATCATCGGCAAGAAActagaagaggagaaggtccTAGGAGCAGCGACTGCCATTGAGAAGATTTGGCGCAGCTAG
- a CDS encoding polysaccharide deacetylase family protein (CAZy:CE4;~COG:G;~EggNog:ENOG410PKEH;~InterPro:IPR011330,IPR002509,IPR037950;~PFAM:PF01522;~go_function: GO:0003824 - catalytic activity [Evidence IEA];~go_function: GO:0016810 - hydrolase activity, acting on carbon-nitrogen (but not peptide) bonds [Evidence IEA];~go_process: GO:0005975 - carbohydrate metabolic process [Evidence IEA]), which produces MGKKRVLVSYGVDIDAVAGWLGSYGGEDSSNDISRGLWAGHIGTTRLLKLFSKYNIKATFFIPGHSLETFPEECAMVRDAGHEIGLHGYTHENPSDMTLEQQRDILDKTYHLLYDFTGKPPRGIVAPWWETSKEMADLLLSYGIEYDHSMSHHDCQMYWLRTGDTWTKIDYSQKAETWMKPLVRGQDTGLVEIPGNWYIDDLPPMMFIKSAPNSHGWVNPKDVEELWKDHFDYFYREYDEFVFPMTIHPDVSGRPHVLLMHERIIEYINKHEGVEWVTFEQMCDDFKSKNKPPEGARMPSAPMPARK; this is translated from the exons ATGGGCAAGAAGCGCGTTCTCGTCAGTTATGGCGTCGACATTGATGCCGTCGCCGGTTGGCTGGGATCCTACGGCGGCGAGGACAGTTCCAACGATATCAGTAGAG GACTCTGGGCCGGCCACATCGGCACCACACGTCTCCTCAAACTCTTCTCCAAATACAACATCAAAGCCACTTTCTTCATCCCCGGCCACTCACTCGAAACCTTCCCCGAAGAATGCGCCATGGTACGAGATGCCGGCCACGAAATCGGCCTGCACGGCTACACACACGAAAACCCCTCCGACATGACCCTCGAGCAGCAACGCGACATCCTCGATAAGACCTATCACCTACTGTACGATTTCACTGGCAAGCCGCCGCGGGGCATCGTTGCGCCATGGTGGGAAACCAGTAAAGAGATGGCCGATCTGTTGCTCTCCTATGGAATTGAATATGATCATTCCATGTCTCATCATGATTGTCAGATGTATTGGTTGAGAACGGGCGATACTTGGACTAAGATTGATTATTCCCAAAAGGCGGAGACTTGGATGAAGCCGCTGGTTAGGGGCCAGGATACGGGGCTCGTGGAGATCCCGGGCAATTGGTATATTGATGATTTGCCGCCTATGATGTTTATCAAGTCCGCGCCGAATAGTCATGGTTGGGTGAATCCcaaggatgttgaggagctTTGGAAG GATCATTTTGACTACTTCTATCGCGAGTACGATGAGTTTGTCTTTCCCATGACTATTCATCCTGATGTGTCGGGTCGTCCGCATGTTCTTCTTATGCATGAGAG GATCATTGAATATATCAACAAGCACGAGGGCGTGGAATGGGTCACTTTCGAACAGATGTGCGATGATTTCAAGAGCAAGAACAAGCCGCCGGAGGGCGCTAGGATGCCTTCTGCTCCCATGCCTGCAAGGAAGTGA